The nucleotide sequence AGTGTGCAGAGCAGCGATTCGTTGACTCCTTCCGTATCGGTCGGGATCCGGCCTGTGCTCTATCCATATCCCTGATCCGGTGGTCAGTCGGGAGCACGCCGAGGTCGTGCTGCTGGCTGATAGCTGGTGGGCAATCTGTTCCGCGCTAAAGATCGGAACGACCGCAGATACGGTCCTGCCGGTCAGCTGCTGGAAATGCATTCTCCCGAAGGCACAATCTTTTACAAATATGATGCCGAAGGCAATCTGATTGAAAAGCAGCAGCCGGACAACGGTACATGGCTGTACATCTGGAATGCGGCCGGAATGCTGGACCATGTGGTCCGACCGGATCAGCAGGTAGTGCGCTTTGCCTATGATGCCCTGGGACGGCGGGTGAGTAAGGAGTTTCAGGGCAGGATCACCCGTTGGGTCTGGGATGGCAACAATCCGCTCCATGAATGGGTGGAAGCTGCACCCGTTGTGGAAGGCGGCAGGCAGGATGCCGTGCCAACTCAGGACGAACCAATTCCACAGCAGCAGGAGTTCTACATCGGTCATCCACCCACCGGCCCGCCTGCTGCGGATGATGCACCGCTGCAACAGGATGCGAATGCAACAGACGACGGCCTGATCACCTGGCTGTTTGAGCCGGAGTCCTTTGCTCCGGTTGCCAAGGTTCAGGGTGATAAGGTATATTCCATTGTTACAGATTACCTAGGCACGCCGGTGGCGATGGTGGACCAGGACGGCAATAAGGTCTGGTCTGCGGATATTGGTGTGTTCGGCAAACTGCGCAATGTCGAAGGGCAGCAAATGGACTGCCCGTTCCGCTGGCCTGGGCAGTATGAAGATGCCGAGACTGGGTTGTATTATAATTGGTTCCGGTATTTTGATCCTGAGATCGGAGAATATGTAAGTCAGGATCCAATTGGGCTAGTTGGTGGAACAAGGCTTTATGGATATGTTGACGATGTTGTGACTAAGATTGATCCATGGGGTCTGAAAGCAACCATTGATGATAAAGGTTTCTTCGCGAAAAGCCATGAATATGGCCAAGGAAAAAGCCCGTCAGGAAGGGTTCGTATACCTTATCAGGGGACGAGAGGAAGAGATTTCACAGCAGCTAATAAAGCAGCAGGATTCGATAGTACTCCCGATGGATATACATGGCATCATGCAAACTATAACTCAAGAACAGGTTATGGAGACATGCAACTTGTTCGACATGACGTTCATGCGGCCAGATCTCATTCAGGTGGTGTTTCCAGATTCAAAGCCTCTACTGGACTTAAGTACGATTCGATAACTGCTGTGAAACATGTGGAGTCAAAAGGGCGCCTAAGAGGTCGTTCTTCTTGTAAATAGCTGTATATTATTTCTTAACAACAGAGAGTTGGCTTTGCCCCAAAAAAAACAAAAAGACACCGAAAGAAGTGTCAATGCTTATAACAATAGATGGATGAAAATTACTCCTGCTTCCAAGGAAGATATTGCTGCTGCTGAAGCGTATCTTGAGGTAGCATTTCCAGAAGACCTTGTAAAACTTTTTAAGTTATGCTCGGGAGGACGACCAGTTAAGAATTACTATATAAGCTATGAAAATGATATCGAAGTAAGTATAGGCTACATACTCCCATTTAAGAAAGAATCAAAACGTTGGGATATACTAACAGAGTACGATTATCTTTATACGCGATTTAATTTTCCAGCGGAACTGATTCCTTTTGCTATTGATGAGGGACATGCCAATTATTATTGTCTTAAGATGGAAACTGGTGAGGTAATTTATTACCTACATGATGAACCCGAAAATCGGGAAAAAAAACTTTCTAATTCCCTTTCAGTTTTTTTGAGGGGCTTAACTGAATGGCCATATTGATCTTTGTAAATCAAAAGGGTCATCTATGATAAGTAAAGTCAAGTGGAAAAAGGAGATTCCCTGTGCACCTGACCACCTCGGTGCCTTCTTTTCAGCACGGAGTTCGGATGGCGGCAGCCTGCGGCGGAGAACCTGTGGATATTCGTAGCCGCAAGGCTGTCGACGACCGGACGAACTTGTTGCTACACGGGCCGAAGCCTGTTTCCTGACCATTAGCACCCAAAACCAAGAATGTCCACTCACTGAGATCTCTTGACGCTGTGAATAAAATTGAATATTATATATTCATAGATCTTCTTCACCTCAAAAAAACAGGACGACAAAAATGAAAACAGTGACTATGCGGGTTGATGATGCGGTCTACCGGATGATAAAAACCGCAGCCGATGGGCAGAAGAGGAACCTTTCCAACTTCATAGAATTTGCCGTGATGCAGTATCTTTCCTCTGCACAGTATGTCGATAATGATGAAATGGATGAAATACTCCGGGATACCGAGCTGGTACAGAATTTAAAGAACGGCATCAAAGAGCTTGAACAAGGAGAGTACACGCTTGTTTGAGTTCAGAATTGCAGAGTCCAACAAATTTGAGAAACGCAAAAAGAAGATTGATCCGTCTCTGTATGCGAAGATAAAGAATATTGTGTATCCTCAGCTTCGAAAAAATCCCTATTTCGGAGCGAATATCAAAAAACTGAAAGGAGACCTCTCGGGATACTATCGCTTCAGGATTGGGAATTACCGCCTTTTTTATCTTATTGAGGAGGAAAAAGTGATTGTTGTTGTCGTGGATCTCCAGCAGCGGCAGAATGCCTATAAATAATAAGGGACCTATATCAAACTGCAACCTGCCTGTTCTTCTTTTTCCCAAAAAAACGCTTATAATTTTAAACTGTTTAAGAGCTATCAAAAATGAAAAAGAAGAACAAATCTAAAATATTCACTGAAGAAATGACTGCGACAATAAGAAAGGCCGTGAATAGCGCCCTGCTTCATCACAAGGCGGTCGGTAATAAAATTGCTTACTGGAGTGAGGGGCAAATCCAAGTCGAGGTGCCTAGGGAAACACAACTTCACATTGTAAAGACATCTCCTCTTCATCTTGATCGTATCAAATGAGAACCCTGCCCGATAAATACATCAACCTGTTTACGGACTTCGGCTTCAAAAAACTCTTCGGCACCGAGTTCAACAAACCGCTGCTGATCAACTTCCGCGCCTTTCCTTTTCCCGTTGATGCCGTATCTTCGGAGCGATCCTTGACAAATGCAAAGCCCAGGCATATGCTTAGGTATATGTCAATCACTCCAATTTTGATAAAAACAAAGGGAACTTTATATGCAGACAGAACGCCATGTCCGCCTGTTCCGTAACGGACGCAATCAGGCAATTCGTATTCCGCGTGAATTCGAGCTGGAAGGGAATGAGGCTGTTATCCGCAAAGAAGGCGGCAGGCTGATCATAGAACCGGTGATAAAAACGGGCTTAGCCACCCTGCTGGCCTCCTGGAAGCCGCTTGATGAGGATTTCCCGGAAATAGACGACGCTCCTGTCATACCGGAAGACATTTTCTGAAATGAGCGAGTACAGATACCTGCTGGATACCAATATCCTTTCAGACCTGATAAAAAATCCCGCTGGCCCTGTCGCACAAAAGGTGATCAGTCCTCATATTGAACTGATCTGTTGCACCAATCTGATCGTCGCTTGTGAGCTGCGCTACGGCGCCTGTAAAAAAGGTTCTCCCCGCCTCACAGCAAGAGTCGAACAGCTTCTGAGCACCTTACCCGTGCTTCCCCTGGAGGAAGATGTTGCGCATCAGTACGGAGAGATCAGGACCGCCCTGGAGCGTGCCGGTCAGCCCATCGGGGGCAACGACCTGTTGATCGCTGCTCATGCCCTTACCCTGCGGCTGACTGTTGTCACCGCAAACCTGCGGGAATTTACTCGCGTTCCAGGGCTGGCGGTGGAAAATTGGCTGGAGTGAGAGTCGGATGTATGCTGCACTGTGATGAAGAGAAAAATGTATTGAACTGGGCAGGGTAGAAATAGCTTAAGCAATGAAGCAGAAAGGGATGGGTTTTCCGTCATTGCAGAAATAATCAGCCTGTTTGCTGCTGAAATCGAAAAGCTGTAGCCTCTGCTCCTTACAACTTGAATGCGTTTTATGACCATAGAGGACATCATAACCCAGCACGCCGAAGATGCCGCCTTTCTCTGGCTCCTTCGTGACAGTGCTGTTTACGAACCCCACTACGACCTCAAGGACTTGGCGGAACTGGACAACCGCGTCGAAGCCCACCTGGACGGCCTGCGCATTGCAGGCGACGTAGGCTGGGAAATCTGCAAAGACGCCCTGAGCTACCAAGAACCGGGCGAGGCCTTCTCCATAATCACCGGCCTGGATCTGGCCTATGAAGACCTGGAAGGCGAATGGCCCGAGGGCTTTGTTGCAGGCCCCAGCGAAGACCCGAAAGATGAAGACGTGGATCTGGACCCGGATGAAGACCTGCCCTGGCCTGCACCTACCCTGATTACCCAGTGGTGGGGAGCGAATCAGGGGCGATTTTCCATCGGCACCCGCTATCTGGCAGGTCAACCAATCGCTGCCGATCATCTCCGCCAGGTGCTGGTTACCGGTTTTCAACGGCAACGCGTTGCTGCGGCAATGGAACTGGCCCTGCTCAGGCCGGAACAGCCCCTCTTTGCCGTTCAGGGCACCGGGGTTCCGGCAGCAGGCACTGCTCGGGCTATAAAAAGACTTCTCATGCAATTGAACGAACACCCTTATTCTGATAAGCAGATCAGCGCATGACCTCCAGACCACATAAGAGCATACAGCATCCCGCATCTCCCCCTGCCATTCTGGCCTCAGCCACCTGGCCGGGCGGGCAGTGTGCAGAGCAGCGATTCGTTGACTCCTTCCGTATCGGTCGGGATCCGGCCTGTGCTATCCATATCCCTGATCCGGTGGTCAGTCGGGAGCACGCCGAGGTCGTGCTGCTGGCTGATAGCTGGTGGGTCCAGGATTGTAACAGCGCCAACGGTATCTGGTTGAACGGTCAGCAGGTGAACCGGGTAGCAATCAGCGAGCAGCTGCGGATCGAGC is from Candidatus Electrothrix sp. GW3-4 and encodes:
- a CDS encoding RHS repeat-associated core domain-containing protein is translated as MHSPEGTIFYKYDAEGNLIEKQQPDNGTWLYIWNAAGMLDHVVRPDQQVVRFAYDALGRRVSKEFQGRITRWVWDGNNPLHEWVEAAPVVEGGRQDAVPTQDEPIPQQQEFYIGHPPTGPPAADDAPLQQDANATDDGLITWLFEPESFAPVAKVQGDKVYSIVTDYLGTPVAMVDQDGNKVWSADIGVFGKLRNVEGQQMDCPFRWPGQYEDAETGLYYNWFRYFDPEIGEYVSQDPIGLVGGTRLYGYVDDVVTKIDPWGLKATIDDKGFFAKSHEYGQGKSPSGRVRIPYQGTRGRDFTAANKAAGFDSTPDGYTWHHANYNSRTGYGDMQLVRHDVHAARSHSGGVSRFKASTGLKYDSITAVKHVESKGRLRGRSSCK
- a CDS encoding SMI1/KNR4 family protein; the protein is MPQKKQKDTERSVNAYNNRWMKITPASKEDIAAAEAYLEVAFPEDLVKLFKLCSGGRPVKNYYISYENDIEVSIGYILPFKKESKRWDILTEYDYLYTRFNFPAELIPFAIDEGHANYYCLKMETGEVIYYLHDEPENREKKLSNSLSVFLRGLTEWPY
- a CDS encoding type II toxin-antitoxin system mRNA interferase toxin, RelE/StbE family, encoding MFEFRIAESNKFEKRKKKIDPSLYAKIKNIVYPQLRKNPYFGANIKKLKGDLSGYYRFRIGNYRLFYLIEEEKVIVVVVDLQQRQNAYK
- a CDS encoding type II toxin-antitoxin system VapC family toxin yields the protein MSEYRYLLDTNILSDLIKNPAGPVAQKVISPHIELICCTNLIVACELRYGACKKGSPRLTARVEQLLSTLPVLPLEEDVAHQYGEIRTALERAGQPIGGNDLLIAAHALTLRLTVVTANLREFTRVPGLAVENWLE